ACTGATGTACAGCAGGATAAAAATACTGTGCGGATTCAAGAGGATGGTACAGTTTTCTTGAATTAAAACCCCACCCCGCCTGCGGAGGAGGGGAGAAAAATAAATATTGCACTTACGAATGACCAATAACCAATAACCAATAACCAATGACCAATGACTAATGACTAATGACGAATTACCGCTTCAGCATTTGAGTTAATTGATCAATTAATTGCACTTCCCGTTTGTTATCTGCAAGGGTTCGCGCTAGGATAATCGCTCGTTCATAAAAATTCCGAGCAGTTGGGTAATCACTTAGCTGCTCGTATAAATGAGCGTAAGATTCAAAAGATTTCAATTCTTCGCGGAGATTTTGTAATTCCTGGGCAATTATTAACCGTTGTTCGAGTAAATCAAAAGCACGCTCATAACGTCCGACAGCACTGTGTGCTATGACTAAACCGTCAATTGCACGTAATTGATTAGTGCGATCGCCGTTAGTTTGAGCAATTCGCATTGCTGCACCATATGTGCCAATTGTATCGGGATAATTTCTGGCTTCTAAGTAGGCATCACCTAAATTATTCAGAGTATTGGCTTCCCCGACACTATCATTAGTTTGACGGCGGAAAGTTAGGGCAGTTTCATAAAGTTTAATGGCTTTGTTATATTCTCCCACCCTGAGAGCTACCAAACCTAAGTTATTTAAAGATAGTCCTTCGCCTTCAATATTTTTGACATGACGCGCAATTGTCAGCGCTTCTTCACTCGTTTTACCTGCGGCTATGGGTTCACCTTGTTGCAGTAACAACGTACTGATATTATTTAAGCCAAAAATTTGAGCTTGAAAATCTTTTGTATCACGAGCGATCGCTAAACGCCGGCGCAAGGCGTTTTCCCCGGATTTAAAGCGATTTAGCTGGATATAAGACTGCGCCAGCAAATCATATGTCAGCCCTTGCGCCTTGAAATCGCCAATTGCATGATAAATCTCCAATGCTTCTAATGCGTATTTCACTGCTTTATCAGCAAATCCCGAAGCATATTCTTGTTCACCGATACGCAGCAATGTATCCGCTTTTTCTCTGGATTCTCCCCAACTTGAACTATTCAAAGGGCGGTGGAGTTGTTGCGTAATCTCAGCAGCACGAGCCACCGTCGGACTCAGTAAAGCAATAAAAAGTAAAACGTAACACCCAGATAATAAATGCCGTTGTTTCATAAAACTTACCGTTGAAATTTCGGCTTTGAGCAGAAGATTCCCGAAAAAGAATTAATTTTTGGAAATGAAGACTAGCAATTTACGCATTTATACATAGACTATGATTGACCAGAATCTTCGCCCAAGTAGATAACGCGGATGTCTGCTGGTAATTTGTCCTCTAGCATAGAATAGCCTTCCTGGAGAAAATTGGCTACTTCGAGCGGCGATATTTTTTCTCCTTCGGCTTGCAGGTAAGCAGCAATTCTCGTTTCGCTCCAGTGGAAAGTCTGAGCCATTAAAACCATCAACCGCAACATTGCTGGTAGTTGGTCTAAAGCCTGTTCGACATAGCACCATAGCGGCGGCGAAGTTGTTGACAGCGAATAATGAATGGCTTCGGTTGGTGGTAGTTGAATTTCATTGATACAGAAAGCGGTGATATTAATCAGCCAATTTTGCAAAGTTAAAGCTTGGGGACTGGATGAGGGATCAGCTAAATTTAGTCCACCGAGTTCGTAATAGATATGTTTCCACGTTAGGGCAAACAAATAATCTGCTTGGACAGGCGATCGCGCTGAATGCTGAATCAAGGTGTAAACTATGGGGCTATAACGGCAAAAAATCACCGTAAAATACTTGCCAGCATCTGGATAACTCTGAAATAGATCCAGCAGTTCCTGATCATTGTGATGAAACAGCGACTTCACTAGCGGGTGATTAGCTTCGGGAAAATGGGGAATTTGCATAGCTGGAAAGTGGCTCTTAGTTAAAATAGTATTTTTCATGCCAATCGTGCGCTCATCTGCATACAATCGAGGTTTTAGTCTGTTCGTTGCTAAGACTCAGACTACTTTAGTATTGATAAACTAAGAACATCGACAATAATAAAAGTTCTCCCTTATATAATCTTTTGGTTTGTTCATGGTTATAGCAGCTAATGTGATGCCTTTCTTATTCGCCCCTCTGAATTTCGGCTCTTTTTTGTCTTCCCTGCCCTTGGATAGCTTATTTTCCACCCAAGGCATTATGGTGATATTGCTGGCGGCTTATGCTGGCGCTATGTGGATGTTCCTCACCAGTGCGCCCAAAGTCCACACTGTCATGGTGTCTGACTTGGAAATCGCCCGACAGTTGTATGAAGGGCTGCTAGATTTGCCAGCCGCCGAAGTACCTTTGCACTACTACTACAACTACGAACAAACTTTAGGCGCTACTGGTATTGATCCACTTTATATGTCTACCAGTCCCAGTTGGTCGAATAAGGTGATGAATAACGCTAACGATGGGTTGTGGTATCAAATGAAAAAAAATACCCAGTTGCACGTCATTACCGGGGCTAGTTTGGGTAATAAAAATCAGCAACGTCATGTTTGTTTTGATCGTGACTGCTTGGATCTGATTTTATTACGAGTGGAAATGCGCGGTTTGAAGTTCAAGATTCGCAACCAAAAGCCCCTCAATTTTTTGGTTAAGGACTATGAAGGGCGCGTGATTGAAATCGCTGAAGTCGCAAATTAGTGATGTTGGGTGTTTCAGTTTTGAACTGATCAACACCCAATTTCTTTATATGATTATCGAACCGCCAAGTCGCCAAGAGCGCCAAGTGAAGAAGGATGTACACCTCACACCGATATGAAGCGGATTTCTATGGTTGGACTCAAGAGCAAATTAATCTGCTTCAGAATCAACAATGGGATAAATTAGATACTTTTAACCTGATTGAAGAAATTGCTACTTTGGGCAGAAGAGAACGGCAAGAACTGAGAAATCGGCTAGGATTATTATTAGGACATTTATTAAAATGGCAGTTTCAACCAGAAAAACGTAGTAATAGCTGGTTAGGTACAATTCGAGAACAACGTGTACAAATTAAGTTATTGCTGCAAGATAGCCCTAGTTTAAAACCCTATTTGGCTCAGGTTTTTCCCGATGCGTATGAATTAGGTTTAGCTTTAGCAATTCGCGAGACTCAATTGGGTGAACAGGTATTTCCAGAAATATGTCCTTACACTTTAGAACAAACGCTAAATCCTGATTTTTTCGCAGAACTGAATTAAACTTAAAATAGTGGCGTTGCTAAATCAAAGTATGAAATGCCAAAATGACCTTTCTTCTTCTTCGTACCTTTGCGCCTTTGCGCCTTTGCGTGAAACAAATTCATATTTGAAATCAGCAACGCCAAAATAGTTAATTTCAGGGTGTTGATTTTCTAACCTTCAAATCTCATCGTCAGCAATGGTTATTGTTTCAAGGTGAAGTCATGAGTGCTGAGAAAACACCAGATGTGGGCGGCGGAATACCTGTGATTAAATATTGGGCAGAAAAGACCATATCTGCTGATGGTGTCCAGGTTTGGCAGAAGTTATTTCACAAAAGTGCTTGTCTTTCCTGCGCGTGGGGGACAGGTGGACAAAAGGGCGGTTTTGTCAATGAAGATGGGGAAGTTTTGCAACGCTGCGCGAAAAGTGTAGAAGCGATCGCCTCGGAATTACAAGCAGAAACTACCTTTGAAAAGCAGTATAATTTATGCCAATTACAACAATTAAATTCTCAAGCAGCGAATAATTTAGGTAGATTAAGTCATCCTTTAATTTTACGGGCTGGTAGTTCCCACTATGAGCGCATTTCTTGGGATGAAGTTTATCAAATTGCCGAGACAGCATTTCAAAAACCACCACAGAAATTAGCTTCTTACAGTTCCGGGAGATCATCGAATGAAGCAGCATTTTTGTTACAATTGATGATGCGATCGCTTGATTCCAATAACCTCGCCGACTGTTCAGACTTGTGTCATGCAGCTTCCACCGTCGGCTTAAATCAAATGTTCGGTTCTGGGACTTCCACAGTCAGCCTAGAAAGCCTCAAACAAGCCGATTGTATAGTCTTAATTGGTTCCAACGCCCCAGCAAATCATCCCCGGTTAATGAATGAATTAATCAAATTACGGGAAAGGGGCGGTAAAGTAATCATTGTCAACCCGACTGTAGAAGTTGGTTTAGTCAAATTCTCCTCCCCAGCCTATCCCATCAAATCCTTGTTAGCTGGTGG
The window above is part of the Nodularia spumigena CCY9414 genome. Proteins encoded here:
- a CDS encoding tetratricopeptide repeat protein, which gives rise to MKQRHLLSGCYVLLFIALLSPTVARAAEITQQLHRPLNSSSWGESREKADTLLRIGEQEYASGFADKAVKYALEALEIYHAIGDFKAQGLTYDLLAQSYIQLNRFKSGENALRRRLAIARDTKDFQAQIFGLNNISTLLLQQGEPIAAGKTSEEALTIARHVKNIEGEGLSLNNLGLVALRVGEYNKAIKLYETALTFRRQTNDSVGEANTLNNLGDAYLEARNYPDTIGTYGAAMRIAQTNGDRTNQLRAIDGLVIAHSAVGRYERAFDLLEQRLIIAQELQNLREELKSFESYAHLYEQLSDYPTARNFYERAIILARTLADNKREVQLIDQLTQMLKR
- a CDS encoding DNA-directed RNA polymerase sigma-70 factor; the protein is MQIPHFPEANHPLVKSLFHHNDQELLDLFQSYPDAGKYFTVIFCRYSPIVYTLIQHSARSPVQADYLFALTWKHIYYELGGLNLADPSSSPQALTLQNWLINITAFCINEIQLPPTEAIHYSLSTTSPPLWCYVEQALDQLPAMLRLMVLMAQTFHWSETRIAAYLQAEGEKISPLEVANFLQEGYSMLEDKLPADIRVIYLGEDSGQS
- a CDS encoding DUF29 domain-containing protein, with amino-acid sequence MYTSHRYEADFYGWTQEQINLLQNQQWDKLDTFNLIEEIATLGRRERQELRNRLGLLLGHLLKWQFQPEKRSNSWLGTIREQRVQIKLLLQDSPSLKPYLAQVFPDAYELGLALAIRETQLGEQVFPEICPYTLEQTLNPDFFAELN